A stretch of DNA from Bacillus sp. NP157:
CGTGGCCAGCGCGGCGATGTCGGCACGCGTGGTGGTTTCGTCCAGGCTGATGCCGACCGACGACGCGTCGATCGCACGCAGGTTGATCGACGCGGCGGCCGCACTGGCGTGCAGCGCCTTCGCATCGACGCCGGTGACGTGCAGCGTGTCGAAGTACTGGTTGCCGACGGCGACGCCGGCCTTGCCCAGCGCGCCGGCGAGGATCGCCGTCATGCGGTGGACGCGACGGGCGATGCGGACCAGGCCTTCCGGACCGTGGTAGACGGCATACATGCTGGCCATGACGGCGAGCAGCACCTGCGCGGTGCAGATGTTCGAGGTCGCCTTCTCGCGGCGGATGTGCTGCTCGCGGGTCTGCAGGGTGAGGCGGTAGGCTGGCTTGCCCTCGGTGTCGATGGACACGCCGATCAGGCGGCCCGGCATCGAGCGCTTATAGGCGTCGCGGCAGGCAAGGTAGGCGGCGTGCGGGCCACCAAAGCCGTAGGGCACGCCGAAACGCTGCGTGTTGCCGACGACGATGTCCGCGCCCCAGCTGCCCGGCGAGGCGATCAGGGTGAGCGCGAGCAGGTCGGTCGCGACGCAGACGATGCCGCCACGGGCATGGGTCGCGTCGGCGAGTGCCTTGTAGTCGTTGATCCGGCCGAAGGTGTTCGGGTACTGCAGCAGCACACCGAAGCTGTCGACGTTGCCGGCATCGGCGTCGTCGCCGACATGGACTTCGATGTCCACGCCATCGGCGCGCGTGCGCAGCACTTCGATGGTCTGCGGATGGACGTCCTTCGAGACGAAGAACACCTTCGACTTCGACTTGGCCGAACGCTTGGCCAGGGTCATCGCTTCGGCGGCGGCGGTGGCTTCGTCCAGCAGCGACGCGTTGGAGATGTCCATGCCGGTCAGGTCGGTGACCATGGTCTGGAAATTGATCAGCGCTTCCATGCGGCCCTGCGAGATCTCCGCCTGGTACGGCGTGTACGCCGTGTACCACGCCGGGTTCTCGAGCACGTTGCGCAGGATGACGTTCGGCGTGAGCGTGCCGTAGTAGCCCTGGCCGATGAAGCTGCGGAACACCTGGTTGCGGTCGGCCACCTTGCGGATCTTGGCCAGCGCCTCTTCCTCGGTCACCGCGCGGGGCAGCGCGAGCGGGGCCGGCGACTTGATCGAGCCGGGGACGATGGCGTCGGTCAGCGCATCGAGCGAGCCGTGGCCGACGACGGTGAGCATCTCGGCGATCTCGGCGTCATTCGGGCCGATGTGGCGCTCGATGAACGCGCCGTGGTTCTCGAGATCACGCAGCGAGGGGGTGGTTTTCATGGCGTAGAGGCGTCCGGAAATACGTGCCGTGCCGGCACGTGGGGCGCCCCTCTGTCCTTTTGCCTGAGAGTTTGGGGGTGGGGTACCCCTTGCACCTTCGGCGCCGGATCGAACCGGTCTCTCCAGAGTGATGTCTCGCGCGGTGGTATGGGAGCCTGAGCGATTACGGGCGTTGCGCCTTCGGCAGCGGGTCCATCCGCTTCTCCCACCGTACGGTAGGGCGTCGATTATACAGGCCATGCCAGCGCTGTGTAGGCGCCCATCCTTGGGCACCGGTACACAAAATCGCGCGCAGGCGCGCTCCTACAGGGGGGTTACCAGGGGGCGGGGCCTTCGCGGCCGGTGAACGAGCCGCTCGGCGCCGGGTTGGCGGTCGAGGCCAGGCGGACGATCTCCTCGGCGCCTTCTTCCACGGTCTGCGGGCCGCTGTTGCCGTTGAGATCGGTGGCGGTGTAGCCCGGGCAGGCGACGTGGACGGTGATGCCGGTGTCCTTCAGCTCGTCGGCGAGGATCACGCTGAACATGTTCAGGGCGGCCTTGGAGGCGTTGTAGCCGATCATCTTCACCGCGGCGTATTCCCAGGCCGGATCGGCGTTGTAGGTGATCGAGCCGAGCCGGCTGGAGACGTTGATGACGCGGCCGGACGAGGCTCTCTTCACCAGCGGCAGCAGGGCCTGGGTGACGGCCACCGTGCCGAAGTAATTGGTGTCGAAG
This window harbors:
- a CDS encoding SDR family oxidoreductase produces the protein MNQPDHVTLITGANKGIGLEVARQLGKAGHRVLLGARDAGRGQAAEATLRGEGLDVRFIPLDLADTASLAKAAADIEANEGRIDVLINNAGVALEGDGNASGANLDAVKRTFDTNYFGTVAVTQALLPLVKRASSGRVINVSSRLGSITYNADPAWEYAAVKMIGYNASKAALNMFSVILADELKDTGITVHVACPGYTATDLNGNSGPQTVEEGAEEIVRLASTANPAPSGSFTGREGPAPW